The following are encoded together in the Corticium candelabrum chromosome 1, ooCorCand1.1, whole genome shotgun sequence genome:
- the LOC134192012 gene encoding uncharacterized protein LOC134192012 — MFQKFTRTWDFSHRTSSPGYPKSNGKVENAVKTCKQLMKKARKAQTDPWLAVLDYRNTPTQGMSTSPAQRLMNRRTKTLLPTARALLKPKVTEEYKAIKQVKEKQKSYYDRTAKDLPVLKESQRVRIQPFTKSKTWQEATVTKQLSDRSYEVQTPAETMYRRNRVHLKATKEAEVKPIAPGRNSKDETTNTTDKRKPRTARTLKKTAAAEDKQKTQQTKSSRTIKRPSYLKDYTT; from the coding sequence ATGTTTCAGAAATTCACTAGAACTTGGGACTTTTCTCATAGAACAAGCAGTCCAGGATATCCCAAATCGAATGGAAAGGTGGAAAACGCTGTCAAGACTTGCAAACAACTAATGAAGAAGGCAAGAAAAGCACAAACTGACCCTTGGTTAGCAGTACTAGACTATCGCAACACACCAACGCAAGGTATGTCTACAAGTCCAGCTCAACGATTAATGAATAGAAGAACAAAGACTTTGCTACCGACAGCAAGAGCCCTGTTGAAGCCTAAGGTTACAGAAGAATATAAGGCAATAAAGCAAGTAAAGGAAAAACAAAAGAGCTATTACGACAGAACAGCAAAAGATCTACCTGTACTGAAAGAAAGCCAAAGAGTCAGAATCCAGCCTTTTACTAAGTCAAAGACATGGCAAGAAGCCACTGTAACAAAGCAATTGTCAGACAGATCATATGAAGTACAGACACCAGCTGAAACAATGTACAGAAGAAACCGAGTACATTTGAAAGCAACTAAAGAAGCAGAAGTGAAGCCTATAGCACCTGGGAGGAATTCCAAAGatgaaacaacaaatacaacagacaaaaggaAACCAAGGACAGCACGAACATTGAAGAAAACAGCAGCtgcagaagacaaacagaaaacacaacaaacgaaGAGCAGCAGAACTATCAAAAGGCCTAGTTATTTAAAAGACTACACCACAtaa